One part of the Mycobacterium marinum genome encodes these proteins:
- a CDS encoding LLM class F420-dependent oxidoreductase translates to MLVAKDFRFGLSVRFIKSRAALQELAKRAEDLGFDILCVPDHLGAAAPFPTLTAAAMVTTKMRLSMYVLNAAFYKPALLSRDAEALDLLSEGRLELGLGTGYVREEFDAAELPYPSAGARVDYLEHMTAYLKQHHPTVPILIAGNGNRVMTLAAQQANIVGLTGSNVHGADDPLAERVDFVRRAAGDRFDALELNLAITALPNEGETAPDLAMTRRYAPELSDEQILALHSVLGGSPREIADTLAGYRDIYGVTSFTVQDNHLDNFAKVIAELR, encoded by the coding sequence TTGTTGGTGGCCAAAGATTTTCGCTTCGGGTTGAGCGTCCGCTTCATCAAATCGCGCGCAGCGCTGCAAGAGCTGGCCAAACGGGCCGAAGATCTCGGTTTCGACATTCTCTGCGTGCCCGATCATCTCGGTGCCGCGGCGCCGTTTCCCACCCTGACCGCCGCCGCGATGGTGACCACGAAGATGCGGTTGAGCATGTATGTGCTCAACGCCGCCTTCTACAAGCCGGCCCTGCTGAGCCGCGACGCCGAGGCCCTGGATCTGCTCAGCGAAGGTCGTCTCGAGCTCGGCCTGGGCACCGGCTACGTCCGGGAAGAGTTCGATGCCGCCGAGCTGCCCTACCCCAGCGCCGGAGCCCGCGTCGACTATCTCGAACACATGACGGCCTACCTGAAGCAGCATCACCCGACGGTGCCGATCCTGATCGCCGGCAACGGTAACCGGGTGATGACGTTGGCGGCCCAGCAGGCCAACATCGTCGGGCTGACCGGGTCCAACGTCCACGGGGCAGACGATCCGCTGGCCGAACGTGTGGACTTTGTCCGCCGGGCCGCCGGCGACCGGTTTGACGCGCTCGAGCTCAACCTGGCGATCACCGCCCTGCCCAACGAAGGCGAAACCGCGCCCGACCTGGCGATGACCCGCCGGTACGCGCCAGAGCTGTCCGACGAACAGATACTGGCGCTGCACTCGGTGCTCGGCGGGTCACCGCGCGAAATTGCCGACACCTTGGCCGGCTACCGCGATATCTATGGGGTGACGTCGTTCACCGTGCAGGACAATCACCTGGATAACTTCGCAAAGGTGATCGCCGAGCTGCGCTGA
- the pstS gene encoding phosphate ABC transporter substrate-binding protein PstS, with protein sequence MKLNRVGAALSVLASGALVLSACGSDNNASGGSSPAGQSSNVSCGGKKTLKASGSTAQANAMTRFVKAFEEACPGQTLNYTGNGSGAGISEFNGNQTDFGGSDSPLSNDEAATAEQRCGGSPAWNLPVVFGPIAVTYNISGVSSLNLDGTTLAKIFNGTIATWNDPAVAALNSGTSLPDTPIHVVFRSDESGTTDNFQRYLDAASDGAWGKGAGKSFKGGVGEGAKGNDGTSAAIKNTEGAITYNEWSFAQAQHLNMAKVITSAGPEPVAISTESVGKTIAGAAIMGQGNDLVLDTVSFYKPTKPGSYPIVLATYEIVCSKYPDSQVGTAVRAFLQSTIGAGQNGLADNGYIPIPDEFKSRLSTAVNAIA encoded by the coding sequence TTGAAACTCAACCGAGTTGGCGCCGCGCTGAGTGTCCTGGCCTCGGGCGCTTTGGTTTTATCGGCGTGCGGTAGCGACAACAACGCAAGCGGGGGAAGTTCGCCGGCCGGCCAATCGAGCAACGTGAGCTGCGGGGGGAAGAAGACCCTCAAGGCCAGCGGATCGACCGCCCAGGCCAATGCCATGACCCGCTTCGTCAAAGCCTTCGAGGAAGCCTGCCCAGGACAGACCCTCAACTACACGGGCAACGGCTCCGGCGCCGGCATTAGCGAATTCAACGGCAACCAAACCGATTTCGGTGGTTCCGATTCACCGCTTAGCAATGATGAGGCGGCGACGGCCGAGCAGCGCTGCGGCGGTTCGCCGGCGTGGAACCTGCCGGTGGTGTTCGGCCCGATCGCCGTCACCTACAACATCAGCGGCGTCAGTTCGCTCAACCTGGACGGCACCACGCTGGCCAAGATCTTCAACGGCACCATCGCCACGTGGAACGATCCCGCGGTCGCCGCGCTCAACTCGGGTACCAGCCTGCCCGACACCCCGATTCACGTGGTGTTCCGCAGCGACGAGTCCGGAACCACCGACAACTTCCAGCGTTACCTTGACGCGGCTTCGGACGGCGCCTGGGGCAAGGGCGCCGGCAAGTCGTTCAAGGGCGGTGTCGGTGAGGGCGCGAAGGGCAACGACGGCACGTCGGCGGCGATCAAGAACACCGAGGGGGCGATCACCTACAACGAATGGTCGTTCGCGCAGGCGCAGCACCTGAACATGGCGAAGGTCATCACCTCTGCCGGCCCGGAACCCGTGGCGATCAGCACCGAATCGGTCGGAAAGACGATCGCCGGCGCTGCGATCATGGGCCAGGGCAACGACCTGGTGCTGGACACGGTTTCGTTCTACAAGCCCACCAAGCCCGGTTCCTACCCCATCGTGCTCGCGACCTATGAGATCGTGTGCTCGAAGTATCCCGATTCTCAAGTGGGTACCGCGGTGCGGGCGTTCCTGCAGTCCACCATCGGTGCTGGGCAGAATGGCTTGGCGGACAACGGGTATATCCCGATTCCGGACGAGTTCAAGTCAAGGTTGTCGACCGCAGTCAACGCCATCGCCTGA
- a CDS encoding PE family protein: MSYVTAAPEALAAAAGDLTGIGEALRAATAAAAPSTTSLVAAAGDEVSTAIATLFSEHAQSYQALSAQMAAFHDRFMNALAGAGGSYASAEAANATPLQTIEQDLLGAVNAPTQVLFGRGLIGDGANGTAPGQAGGAGGLLIGNGGNGAPGAVGQAGGAGGAAGLLGNGGTGGAGGAGANGGAGGSAGLWGAGGAGGAGGAGATPGGAGGAGGAGGANGLVGGGNGGAGGAGGVGGDGATGTTGGVGGDGGTGGTGGVGGVGGVDRALIGWSGGAGGVGGSGGAGGLGGTGSAGAGLGATGGDGGAGGVGGQAGAGGAGGAVTGSINPLGNAGAHGANGTGGVGGTGGHGGAGGTGIAGTDDLVSPTAGYQGGQGGMGGKGGDGGAGIGGVGGGAGGEGGVGGAGGTGGQGGANTGATGGMGADGGKGGTGGAAGAGGMGTDGGAAGANGTGGVGGTGGDGGAGGTGIAGTDDQVSPTAGHQGGQGGMGGKGGDGGAGIGGVGGGAGGKGGAGGVGGTGGQGGGPGGTGGIASALDSGAGAQGGGIPSTTGVPGADGGKGGTGGTAGAAGVGVDGGAAGSIGTGGVGGQGGNGGAGADNDVNGTSGIAPTAGGQGGQGGQGGQGGDGGAGIGGVGGGAGGHGGVGGSGGAGSNGGNNTGSTGGVGAEGGKGGTGGTAGAAGVGVDGGAAGSIGTGGVGGQGGNGGAGADNDVNGTSGIAPTAGGQGGQGGQGGQGGDGGSGIGGVGGGAGGHGGIGGSGGAGSNGGNNTGSTGGVGADGGKGGTGGTAGAAGVGVDGGAAGSIGTGGVGGQGGDGGSGGTGTLGTDGTNPTGGGRGGQGGQGGQGGDGGSGIGGVGGGAGGHGGVGGSGGTGGTGGSNTASTGGVGADGGKGGTGGTAGAAGVGVDGGAAGSIGTGGVGGTGGEGGSGGTGVAGASGITPAVGGPGGQGGAGGTGGDGGAGIGGVGGGAGGQGGQGGAGGNGGIGGAYTGTGPGSSAAGGLGGTGGAGGDGGTPGAGSTTGGAGGNGGKGGNGGSGGTNNSGTSTSPGFGGGGGGGGAGGHGGNGGGGGASGGQGGTGGDGGFGGTAVSPTTGSIGGGGTGGGGGGGGNATGAAGGTGGGGGGGGAGGATASFAVGGGGGGGGAAGGPGGTAGNGGVGGNAFAAGFSGTGGAAGVGSGAPGGVGGGGGGGGFAQPNLSNDGTPGEDGFKGGHGGLGGDFGLGANGGPGGDAAGVGGHGATAYEFSATAQGGQGQSG, from the coding sequence TTGTCTTACGTGACCGCAGCGCCTGAGGCGTTGGCCGCCGCGGCGGGAGATTTGACGGGGATCGGGGAAGCGCTGCGGGCGGCCACCGCGGCGGCGGCGCCCTCGACAACGAGCCTTGTTGCGGCGGCCGGTGACGAGGTGTCCACCGCCATCGCGACATTGTTCTCGGAACATGCGCAGAGCTATCAGGCACTCAGCGCACAGATGGCGGCATTTCACGATCGGTTCATGAACGCCCTGGCGGGCGCCGGCGGGTCGTATGCGAGTGCCGAGGCCGCCAACGCCACGCCACTGCAGACCATCGAGCAAGACCTGCTCGGCGCGGTGAATGCACCGACACAGGTGTTGTTCGGACGCGGGTTGATCGGCGATGGTGCCAACGGCACTGCACCCGGGCAGGCAGGCGGGGCGGGCGGGCTGCTAATCGGCAACGGCGGCAACGGGGCGCCAGGTGCCGTCGGCCAAGCGGGCGGGGCTGGTGGCGCCGCTGGTCTGTTGGGCAACGGCGGCACCGGCGGGGCCGGAGGAGCCGGGGCGAACGGTGGGGCTGGCGGCTCGGCGGGCCTCTGGGGTGCCGGTGGGGCAGGGGGCGCCGGTGGGGCCGGCGCTACCCCGGGTGGGGCAGGCGGTGCCGGTGGAGCCGGCGGCGCCAATGGGCTTGTCGGCGGCGGTAACGGCGGCGCCGGTGGTGCCGGCGGGGTCGGCGGTGACGGTGCGACCGGCACCACCGGCGGGGTCGGCGGTGACGGCGGGACCGGCGGGACCGGCGGGGTCGGCGGGGTCGGCGGGGTCGACCGGGCGCTGATCGGTTGGTCAGGTGGGGCAGGCGGGGTCGGTGGATCCGGCGGGGCTGGCGGTCTGGGCGGCACCGGCAGCGCTGGCGCAGGCCTGGGCGCGACCGGCGGTGACGGCGGGGCCGGCGGGGTCGGCGGTCAGGCGGGAGCCGGCGGCGCGGGTGGGGCGGTGACTGGCTCAATCAATCCTTTGGGGAATGCCGGCGCGCACGGGGCCAATGGCACCGGCGGGGTCGGTGGTACGGGCGGTCACGGCGGTGCCGGCGGAACCGGCATCGCGGGCACCGACGACCTGGTCAGTCCGACCGCGGGCTATCAGGGTGGGCAGGGCGGTATGGGCGGCAAGGGCGGTGACGGCGGGGCGGGCATCGGCGGGGTCGGTGGTGGTGCCGGCGGCGAGGGCGGTGTCGGCGGTGCCGGCGGTACCGGCGGTCAGGGCGGTGCGAACACCGGCGCCACCGGCGGCATGGGTGCCGACGGTGGTAAGGGTGGCACGGGGGGCGCCGCGGGTGCGGGCGGTATGGGCACCGACGGCGGCGCGGCGGGGGCCAATGGCACCGGCGGGGTCGGTGGTACGGGCGGCGACGGCGGTGCCGGCGGAACCGGCATCGCGGGCACCGACGACCAGGTCAGTCCGACCGCGGGTCATCAGGGTGGGCAGGGCGGTATGGGCGGCAAAGGCGGCGACGGCGGGGCGGGCATCGGCGGGGTCGGTGGTGGTGCCGGCGGCAAGGGTGGTGCCGGCGGGGTCGGCGGCACCGGCGGCCAGGGCGGTGGTCCGGGCGGCACGGGCGGTATCGCCAGTGCGCTAGACAGCGGCGCCGGCGCTCAGGGCGGCGGGATCCCCAGCACCACCGGGGTGCCCGGTGCGGACGGAGGTAAGGGCGGTACGGGTGGCACCGCGGGTGCGGCCGGTGTGGGGGTCGACGGCGGCGCGGCGGGCAGCATCGGCACCGGCGGGGTTGGTGGCCAAGGCGGCAATGGTGGCGCCGGCGCCGACAATGACGTCAATGGCACTTCGGGTATTGCGCCCACCGCGGGCGGCCAGGGCGGCCAGGGCGGGCAAGGCGGTCAGGGCGGTGACGGCGGGGCGGGCATCGGCGGGGTCGGCGGTGGTGCCGGCGGTCACGGCGGTGTGGGCGGATCCGGTGGCGCCGGTAGCAACGGCGGCAACAACACCGGTAGCACCGGCGGGGTCGGTGCTGAGGGAGGTAAGGGTGGCACGGGTGGCACCGCGGGTGCGGCCGGTGTGGGGGTCGACGGCGGCGCGGCGGGCAGCATCGGCACCGGCGGGGTTGGTGGCCAAGGCGGCAATGGTGGCGCCGGCGCCGACAATGACGTCAATGGCACTTCGGGTATTGCGCCCACCGCGGGTGGCCAAGGCGGCCAGGGCGGGCAAGGCGGTCAGGGCGGTGACGGCGGGTCCGGCATCGGCGGGGTCGGCGGTGGTGCCGGCGGCCACGGCGGTATCGGCGGATCCGGTGGCGCCGGTAGCAACGGCGGCAACAACACCGGTAGCACCGGCGGGGTCGGTGCTGACGGAGGTAAGGGTGGCACGGGTGGCACCGCGGGTGCGGCCGGTGTGGGGGTCGACGGCGGCGCGGCGGGCAGCATCGGCACCGGCGGCGTCGGCGGCCAGGGCGGCGACGGTGGGTCCGGCGGCACCGGCACCCTCGGCACCGACGGCACCAACCCGACCGGCGGTGGCCGAGGCGGCCAGGGCGGTCAAGGCGGTCAGGGCGGCGACGGCGGGTCCGGCATCGGTGGGGTCGGCGGTGGTGCCGGAGGCCACGGCGGCGTCGGCGGATCCGGTGGCACCGGTGGCACCGGTGGTAGCAATACCGCCAGCACCGGCGGGGTCGGCGCTGACGGAGGGAAGGGTGGCACGGGTGGCACCGCGGGTGCGGCCGGTGTGGGGGTCGATGGTGGCGCGGCGGGCAGTATCGGCACCGGCGGGGTTGGCGGCACCGGAGGCGAGGGTGGGTCCGGCGGCACCGGCGTTGCCGGCGCATCCGGGATAACGCCTGCCGTTGGTGGACCAGGCGGCCAGGGTGGTGCGGGCGGCACCGGTGGCGACGGTGGTGCCGGCATTGGTGGGGTCGGTGGTGGTGCCGGCGGCCAGGGCGGCCAGGGTGGTGCTGGCGGCAACGGAGGCATAGGCGGCGCCTACACCGGTACCGGACCCGGGAGCAGCGCGGCCGGTGGCCTCGGCGGTACCGGCGGAGCTGGCGGCGACGGTGGGACACCCGGTGCCGGCAGCACCACGGGTGGCGCGGGAGGTAATGGCGGCAAGGGTGGCAACGGCGGCTCTGGCGGCACGAACAACTCCGGCACCAGCACGTCACCCGGATTCGGCGGTGGCGGTGGGGGTGGTGGTGCCGGGGGCCACGGCGGCAACGGCGGCGGTGGCGGTGCCTCCGGTGGCCAGGGTGGCACCGGAGGCGACGGCGGGTTCGGAGGAACCGCGGTAAGTCCCACCACCGGAAGCATTGGCGGTGGCGGCACCGGCGGTGGCGGTGGCGGTGGTGGCAACGCCACCGGTGCGGCGGGCGGCACCGGCGGCGGTGGCGGTGGTGGTGGTGCCGGCGGCGCCACCGCTAGTTTCGCAGTAGGCGGCGGTGGTGGTGGCGGTGGTGCCGCCGGCGGCCCAGGCGGTACGGCCGGAAACGGCGGGGTTGGCGGTAACGCCTTCGCCGCGGGCTTCAGCGGGACCGGCGGTGCCGCCGGGGTCGGGTCCGGGGCGCCCGGGGGCGTCGGTGGTGGTGGCGGCGGCGGCGGATTTGCACAACCAAATCTCTCGAACGATGGAACTCCCGGTGAAGATGGCTTCAAAGGCGGCCACGGCGGACTCGGTGGCGACTTTGGATTAGGGGCGAACGGCGGCCCAGGCGGCGATGCCGCCGGCGTGGGTGGGCATGGCGCCACTGCCTACGAATTCAGCGCCACCGCACAAGGCGGCCAGGGCCAGTCCGGTTAG
- a CDS encoding flavodoxin family protein yields MTATSDDSAAVPRFDGLRALFINTTLKRSPDLSHTEGLIARSSQIMREHGVEVDSFRAIDHNIATGVWPDMTEHGWEADEWPDLYQRVLRANILVLCGPIWLGDNSSVMKLVIERLYSCSGLLNENGQYAYYGRVGGCLFTGNEDGVKHCAMNVLYSLQHLGYTIPPQADAGWIGEAGPGPSYLDPGSGGPQNDFTNRNTTFMTFNLMHLAQMLARAGGVPAYGNQRTEWDAGCRPDFANPDYR; encoded by the coding sequence ATGACGGCGACTTCCGATGACAGTGCTGCGGTTCCGCGGTTCGACGGCCTGCGCGCCCTGTTCATCAACACAACCCTGAAGCGCTCCCCGGACCTCAGCCACACCGAGGGGCTGATCGCGCGTAGTTCGCAGATCATGCGCGAGCACGGTGTCGAGGTGGACAGCTTCCGTGCCATCGACCACAACATCGCGACCGGCGTGTGGCCGGACATGACCGAACACGGCTGGGAGGCCGACGAGTGGCCCGACCTGTATCAGCGGGTCCTGCGGGCGAACATCCTGGTGCTGTGCGGACCGATCTGGCTGGGCGACAACAGTTCGGTGATGAAGCTGGTGATCGAGCGTCTCTACTCGTGCTCAGGCCTGCTCAACGAGAACGGACAGTACGCGTACTACGGCCGGGTGGGCGGTTGTCTCTTCACGGGCAACGAGGACGGGGTCAAGCACTGCGCGATGAACGTGCTTTACAGCCTGCAGCATCTGGGGTACACCATCCCCCCGCAGGCCGATGCGGGCTGGATCGGCGAGGCCGGCCCCGGTCCGTCGTATCTCGACCCCGGTTCGGGCGGGCCGCAAAATGACTTCACCAACCGCAACACCACGTTTATGACCTTCAACTTGATGCACCTGGCGCAGATGTTGGCGCGCGCCGGTGGTGTCCCGGCATACGGGAACCAACGCACCGAATGGGACGCCGGGTGCCGCCCGGACTTCGCCAATCCCGATTACCGCTAA
- a CDS encoding thioesterase family protein — MSSSRPFTDLTTVHDLGDGAYSATIDPMWTIGPKVHGGCMMAVCAATAHRTIGDAVDLAPVALSANYISAPNPGEVQLTTKVRRRGRQVCLVDVELSQDSRTAVTCSVTLGPADTNPPRHSEPLPVSEMPVQPSADAIPVSAEHPLAQILHVSQGCELAMDSATTGFLVGQRGAPISRMWVRPFASDEADPAAATLFAIMAGDIAPRVTVNCGIFGWTPTVQLTTYLRRRPAPGWMRVMASSTVIGDSWFEQDHVILDATGQVVVQSRQLAMLLEAAGASRRTAVDG; from the coding sequence ATGAGCAGTAGCCGACCCTTCACCGACCTCACCACCGTCCATGACCTCGGTGACGGAGCGTATAGCGCCACCATCGATCCCATGTGGACTATCGGACCTAAGGTGCACGGTGGCTGCATGATGGCGGTCTGCGCAGCGACCGCGCATCGGACGATCGGCGATGCGGTCGACCTGGCGCCAGTCGCCCTGAGCGCCAACTACATCAGCGCTCCAAACCCGGGCGAGGTGCAGCTCACCACGAAGGTCCGCCGGCGCGGACGGCAGGTATGTCTCGTCGATGTGGAACTGTCACAGGACAGCCGCACCGCGGTAACCTGCTCGGTCACCCTGGGTCCCGCCGATACAAACCCACCACGACACAGCGAACCACTGCCCGTGTCGGAGATGCCGGTCCAGCCCTCCGCTGATGCCATACCCGTCTCAGCCGAGCATCCCCTGGCCCAGATCCTCCATGTGAGCCAAGGATGCGAGCTTGCGATGGATTCCGCCACCACCGGTTTCCTCGTCGGGCAACGCGGAGCACCGATCAGCCGGATGTGGGTCCGCCCGTTCGCCTCTGACGAAGCCGACCCCGCCGCCGCAACGCTGTTTGCGATCATGGCCGGCGATATCGCCCCGCGCGTCACCGTGAACTGCGGCATCTTCGGCTGGACCCCCACCGTCCAACTCACCACCTACCTGCGGCGCCGCCCCGCCCCCGGCTGGATGCGCGTCATGGCCAGCTCGACCGTCATCGGTGATAGCTGGTTCGAGCAGGACCACGTCATCCTCGACGCCACCGGTCAGGTCGTGGTCCAAAGCCGCCAACTAGCCATGCTTCTGGAGGCCGCCGGGGCCTCGCGACGAACCGCCGTTGACGGCTGA
- a CDS encoding SDR family oxidoreductase → MILDRFRLDDQVAVITGGGRGLGAAIALAFAEAGADVVIASRTQSQLDEVADTVRSIGRRAHVVAADLAHPEATAELAGQAVEAFGRLDIVVNNVGGTMPNTLLTTSTKDLKDAFTFNVATAHALTVAAVPLMLEHSGGGSIINITSTMGRVAGRGFAAYGTAKAALAHYTRLAALDLCPRIRVNAIAPGSILTSALEVVAANDELRAPMEQATPLRRLGDPVDIAAAAVYLASPAGSFLTGKTLEVDGGLTHPNLDIPVPDL, encoded by the coding sequence GTGATCCTCGACAGGTTCCGTCTCGACGACCAAGTTGCCGTTATCACCGGGGGTGGCCGCGGCCTCGGTGCGGCTATTGCGCTGGCCTTTGCCGAGGCTGGTGCGGATGTGGTGATCGCCTCCCGAACGCAGTCCCAACTGGACGAGGTCGCCGACACGGTCCGCTCAATCGGGCGTCGCGCGCACGTCGTCGCCGCCGATCTGGCCCATCCGGAGGCCACCGCGGAGCTGGCCGGGCAGGCCGTCGAGGCGTTCGGAAGACTAGACATCGTTGTCAACAACGTCGGCGGAACGATGCCCAATACGCTGCTGACCACCTCGACGAAGGACCTCAAGGACGCATTCACCTTCAACGTGGCAACCGCCCACGCGTTGACCGTCGCGGCGGTTCCGTTGATGCTCGAGCACTCCGGCGGCGGCAGCATCATCAACATCACCTCGACCATGGGCCGGGTGGCGGGACGAGGGTTCGCCGCCTACGGCACCGCAAAAGCCGCCCTGGCGCACTACACGCGGCTGGCCGCACTGGACTTGTGCCCACGGATCCGGGTCAATGCGATCGCTCCCGGATCCATCCTCACCTCCGCACTGGAAGTGGTGGCCGCCAACGACGAACTGCGCGCACCGATGGAGCAGGCGACACCGCTGCGCCGCCTCGGCGATCCCGTCGACATCGCCGCCGCCGCAGTGTATTTGGCGTCCCCGGCGGGCAGTTTCCTGACCGGCAAGACATTGGAGGTCGACGGCGGCCTCACCCATCCGAACCTCGACATACCAGTCCCCGACCTGTGA
- a CDS encoding poly-gamma-glutamate hydrolase family protein — translation MLTGRHLYFAYGSNLCVRQMSVRCPDASDPRPAVLSDHDWLINERGVATVEPLTGGQVHGVLWQISDRDLATLDSAEGVPVRYRRDLLCVRTHDGPTTAWVYIDHRITPGPPRPGYLNRVIDGALHHGLPQRWIDFLHRWDPVHWLQPVSAAASGAGPQSLSALLSEPGLSEISQLRSRFGFLAIHGGGLEKMTDVIAERAADAAGSSVYVLRHPDRYPHHLPSSRFDPGESPRLAEFLDHVDVAVSLHGYGRIGRGTQLLAGGRNRELADHLARHLELPGYQVVTDLDAIPAELRGLHPDNPVNRVRGGGAQLELSIRVRGLSPRSPLPRDDGLSPVTATLVQGLVAAARAW, via the coding sequence ATGCTCACCGGCCGGCATCTGTACTTCGCATACGGTTCCAACCTGTGCGTACGGCAGATGTCGGTGCGATGCCCCGACGCCAGCGACCCGCGTCCGGCGGTCCTGTCCGATCACGACTGGTTGATCAACGAGCGCGGGGTGGCCACCGTTGAGCCGCTCACCGGCGGCCAGGTGCACGGTGTGCTCTGGCAGATCTCCGATCGGGACCTGGCCACGCTGGACAGCGCCGAGGGGGTTCCGGTCCGCTATCGGCGTGACCTGCTGTGCGTGCGCACCCACGACGGACCGACGACGGCCTGGGTGTATATCGACCACCGGATCACCCCGGGTCCGCCCCGGCCGGGATACCTCAATCGCGTCATCGACGGCGCGCTGCATCACGGGCTACCGCAACGCTGGATCGACTTTCTGCACCGCTGGGATCCGGTGCATTGGCTCCAGCCGGTATCCGCGGCGGCTTCCGGCGCTGGGCCACAATCGCTTTCGGCATTGTTGAGCGAGCCCGGCCTGAGCGAGATCAGCCAGCTACGGTCGCGCTTCGGCTTCCTCGCCATCCACGGCGGCGGCCTGGAGAAGATGACCGACGTCATCGCCGAGCGAGCCGCCGATGCCGCTGGCTCATCGGTGTACGTGCTGCGACATCCCGACCGCTACCCCCACCACCTGCCATCGTCGCGGTTCGACCCCGGCGAGTCGCCGCGGCTCGCGGAGTTCCTCGACCACGTCGACGTCGCGGTCTCACTGCACGGCTACGGCCGCATCGGACGTGGCACCCAGCTGCTGGCCGGCGGCCGCAACCGCGAGCTGGCCGACCACCTGGCGCGCCACCTTGAACTGCCTGGTTACCAGGTGGTCACCGATCTGGACGCCATCCCGGCGGAGCTACGCGGGCTGCATCCGGACAACCCGGTCAACCGGGTCCGCGGCGGTGGGGCGCAATTGGAACTGTCCATCCGGGTGCGAGGGCTCAGCCCCCGCAGCCCCCTGCCCAGGGACGACGGTTTGTCGCCGGTCACCGCCACCCTGGTACAAGGCCTGGTGGCTGCCGCGCGTGCTTGGTAA